One stretch of Podospora bellae-mahoneyi strain CBS 112042 chromosome 2, whole genome shotgun sequence DNA includes these proteins:
- a CDS encoding hypothetical protein (EggNog:ENOG503P2H1): protein MPARRKAKSKPPKARHRKATRDPTPEEEYQVRSILNEKVERGKLLYLIDWEDSPEGQTYDPTWEPAKHVNEVAINEWEAEKKKKKKLLAGEGQESRKRSASSLPEAAEDENEEDDARPAKRAKGDDSGYTSPELELGVEVDNIPDKAGRQLVLDIHPPSQVDPKDYQLFTESQLSSQNSSQLDSTSHTDSNEASSGKVLSQRTIPDSQATGESELSSTIPEIVLASQSQGRRVGSLEREEQQALDSQVAREQSQQAECEQQVEEHQQKVGQSQQEEQQRKEQQKSSREEEPQVSKTLDHDEGTISESLIPSRQPDPSHQPVNHDTPQAFRDENNHSQSSSVSGFLTQPDYPHLSNDPFGGVESAVAETYQGSEVNRDSQVAISQQRRTPAPIENSSIPSVNNAPRADSPQVTSPEILSSSWQSQQAQLVDPFVPLSSHLNQIRTQSQESSQRVEEFVPETAQKERTLVSNSEHHKTTCQ, encoded by the exons ATGCCTGCCAGAAGAAAGGCCAAGTCCAAACCGCCCAAAGCCAGACATCGCAAGGCCACACGCGATCCCACTCCTGAAGAGGAGTACCAAGTCCGCAGCATCCTCAACGAGAAGGTCGAGCGCGGCAAGCTCCTGTACTTGATAGACTGGGAGGATAGCCCCGAGGGGCAGACCTACGATCCAACCTGG GAGCCTGCCAAGCACGTAAACGAGGTAGCCATCAACGAGtgggaggccgagaagaagaagaagaagaagctcctcGCTGGGGAAGGTCAGGAGAGCAGAAAGCGGTCGGCAAGCTCTCTGCCCGAAGctgccgaggacgagaacGAGGAAGACGACGCGAGACCTGCGAAGAGGGCCAAGGGCGACGACTCGGGCTATACATCTCCAGAGCTAgagcttggggttgaagttgatAATATTCCTGACAAGGCAGGGAGGCAGCTTGTACTGGATATTCATCCGCCGTCACAAGTGGATCCTAAAGACTATCAGTTGTTTACAGAATCTCAGCTCTCGTCTCAAAACAGCAGTCAGCTCGATTCCACATCTCATACCGATAGCAACGAGGCATCATCTGGAAAGGTTCTCAGCCAGCGAACCATACCTGATTCCCAAGCCACTGGCGAGTCGGAGCTCAGTTCAACGATCCCGGAGATTGTGCTGGCTAGCCAATCGCAAGGACGGAGAGTGGGTTCCCTCGAGCGTGAGGAGCAACAAGCGCTGGATTCTCAAGTCGCGCGCGAACAATCGCAGCAGGCAGAGTGTGAGCAGCAGGTCGAAGAGCACCAGCAGAAGGTGGGGCAGAGccagcaagaagagcaacAGCGCAAGGAGCAACAAAAGTCCAGCCGGGAAGAAGAACCTCAAGTATCGAAAACGTTGGACCACGACGAGGGGACGATATCAGAGTCTCTGATACCATCGCGCCAACCTGATCCATCACATCAACCTGTCAACCACGACACGCCACAGGCATTTCGAGACGAGAATAACCATTCACAGAGCAGCTCCGTGTCGGGGTTCTTGACGCAGCCCGACTACCCTCACCTCAGCAACGACCCCTTCGGCGGAGTGGAGTCCGCTGTGGCTGAGACTTACCAAGGCAGTGAAGTGAATCGAGATAGTCAAGTCGCGATTAGCCAACAACGCCGCACGCCTGCACCCATCGAAAACTCCTCCATCCCAAGTGTAAACAACGCGCCGCGAGCTGATTCACCACAGGTCACCTCACCAGAGATCTTGAGCTCCAGTTGGCAGTCGCAGCAAGCGCAGTTGGTAGATCCATTTGTGCCACTTTCGAGCCACTTGAACCAAATTCGAACTCAAAGCCAGGAGTCGAGCCAAAGGGTCGAAGAGTTCGTTCCCGAAACGGCGCAAAAAGAGAGGACTCTGGTTTCCAACAGCGAACACCACAAAACCACCTGTCAGTGA
- a CDS encoding hypothetical protein (EggNog:ENOG503P3Z0; COG:S), which translates to MGPTPPSGKQSDAVADLRSALPDWMLHPEPDPEPQPEPEPELAVHQSHNPEPSFPVSEEAQSQPPPPPQPQQSSFPVSEEAQLQHTEPGVPMSDMTHLHHPQPSVLSEAGPGPSSPSIAVPISSRSLPRRDAVEELREAIGLHDGSLFEAPQSHYPEEVLALSSTELPVIGSNHQHNTEMEYENLPTTVAPSDLTTSVDLSHGVGEGPAMSNPLFSVHDVQPLGTAEVDSDHDAAHDIDENPIELRQFVVTLPMAANTRSLYVDVIAQNLQAMTEFGDVYCEPGLQAPDDALTAKIDAFFRRLNDLVDLPAFDDDTFHQLNSEGMLKHAINSNSKFSFVYEFLKTLRWLNDRILIVARPGRTLKYLEEIVAQEVPLSQLNKTYAVLSTESPEHVSEAARVIVAEAGQDLSKIGGQLDVVILFDHEARQVDLPPKLSCESTIFLSLATICSLEHILLQLREMPSYPDMSPLEISNALCQVTALLVRHLKDPEYAPPPHEVAAAFASFLENPENDIDYVSQPLPISVDEMWESQPQTQADNGELGRRKRPLDDDQDMMSKRRRTTRASSSVPMSELLRDTLARHPVNNERSAEMAEVPVAQLEGMAYQIFKLENRVDDLSTVNAKLRAHTDPLEKELESWRGTLNTLHVRYTEALNDRSDFEKECKQANKVAAAATEKLENVKAEVASLKEHNKALEFKLAEATLAMEQSTIPDIARFAQLEKELAETKARAEKAEKKAAALSNEADFVRQNYQNASSYQQEQNHEMKRLREEIVVLTTRANENIVKIQQIHAANELAYHQRQLAELQDMVRDRERELDLLRTENQQLKSGRRETRGGSTPRSPRIGAMGGVMPSPRPGRSGAGSRGTSPAAAASSDPAVPGMAYAPAGANGRRHHLREHLRD; encoded by the exons ATGGGGCCAACGCCGCCATCTGGCAAGCAGTCCGACGCTGTCGCAGATCTGAGATCAGCCCTACCAGACTGGATGCTGCATCCAGAACCTGATCCTGAACCgcagccagagccagagccagagtTGGCAGTCCACCAGTCGCATAACCCAGAGCCTTCATTTCCAGTATCGGAAGAGGCTCAGTcgcaacctccaccacccccacaacctcaacaatCTTCATTTCCCGTTTCGGAAGAAGCCCAGTTGCAGCACACAGAGCCTGGAGTTCCAATGTCCGACATGACTCATTTACATCACCCGCAGCCGTCAGTCTTATCCGAGGCCGGTCcaggtccttcttctccctccatTGCGGTACCAATATCAAGCCGGAGCCTTCCTCGGCGTGACGCAGTGGAAGAATTGCGAGAAGCCATCGGTCTTCACGATGGCAGTTTATTTGAGGCCCCACAAAGCCACTACCCTGAGGAAGTCCTCGCGCTTTCTTCCACCGAGCTCCCTGTTATCGGCAGCAATCATCAGCACAACACCGAGATGGAGTATGAGAATTTACCAACGACAGTTGCTCCGTCGGATCTAACGACCTCTGTGGATCTCTCACACGGTGTAGGCGAAGGCCCAGCCATGTCGAACCCTCTGTTCTCGGTTCACGATGTACAACCACTGGGGACCGCCGAGGTGGATTCCGATCACGACGCGGCACACGACATCGATGAAAACCCTATTGAGCTTCGACAATTCGTGGTAACCCTACCCATGGCGGCCAACACCCGGTCGCTCTATGTCGATGTTATTGCTCAAAACCTGCAGGCGATGACTGAGTTTGGCGATGTCTACTGCGAACCAGGCTTGCAAGCTCCGGACGATGCTCTGACGGCCAAGATTGATGCCTTTTTCAGGCGATTGAACGACCTGGTTGACCTCCCAGCATTCGACGACGACACATTCCATCAACTCAACTCTGAAGGCATGCTGAAGCATGCTATCAATTCCAACAGCAAGTTCTCCTTTGTCTATGAGTTTCTCAAGACGCTGCGGTGGCTCAACGACCGCATCTTAATCGTGGCACGCCCAGGAAGGACCCTGAAATACCTTGAGGAAATCGTCGCACAAGAGGTTCCCTTGTCCCAACTGAACAAGACGTATGCAGTCTTGAGTACCGAGTCGCCGGAGCACGTCAGCGAGGCGGCCAGGGTGATTGTGGCagaagctggccaagatctTTCCAAGATTGGCGGGCAACTCGATGTCGTCATTCTCTTCGACCATGAAGCCAGGCAGGTCGACCTGCCTCCCAAGCTCAGTTGCGAATCGACAATATTCCTGTCCCTCGCCACCATTTGCTCTTTGGAGCACATTTTACTACAGCTCCGTGAAATGCCTTCGTATCCCGATATGTCACCTCTGGAGATCAGCAATGCTCTTTGCCAGGTGACCGCATTGCTGGTCAGGCATCTCAAGGACCCCGAATAcgcacctccacctcatgAGGTTGCCGCCGCATTTGCCAGTTTTCTGGAAAACCCCGAGAACGATATTGATTACGTgtctcaacccctcccaatTAGCGTGGACGAGATGTGGGAGtcacaaccccaaactcaaGCTGATAATGGTGAGTTGGGTCGTCGGAAGCGTCCCTTGGATGATGATCAAGATATGATGTCGAAGCGTCGAAGGACCACGCGAGCTTCGTCCTCGGTGCCCATGTCTGAGCTGCTGAGAGACACTTTGGCGCGCCACCCTGTTAATAACGAGCGGTCGGCAGAGATGGCCGAAGTGCCGGTTGCCCAGTTGGAGGGTATGGCGTACCAA ATATTCAAGCTTGAGAACCGGGTTGACGATCTCAGCACCGTGAACGCGAAGTTGCGTGCACATACTGATCCTCTAGAGAAGGAACTTGAGTCATGGAGAGGCACCCTCAACACGCTTCACGTGAGATATACAGAAGCTCTCAACGACCGGTCCGACTTTGAGAAGGAATGCAAGCAGGCCAACAAGGTCGCGGCAGCAGCCACGGAGAAGCTCGAGAATGTCAAGGCCGAGGTCGCGTCGCTCAAGGAGCATAACAAGGCGCTTGAATTCAAGCTTGCCGAGGCCACACTGGCGATGGAACAGTCAACCATCCCCGACATTGCCCGGTTTGCCCAGCTCGAGAAGGAACTCGCCGAAACCAAAGCCAGGGCAGAaaaggctgagaagaaggctgctgcctTGTCAAACGAAGCCGACTTTGTCCGTCAGAATTACCAGAACGCCTCCAGTTATCAACAGGAGCAGAACCACGAGATGAAGAGGCTCAGGGAAGAGATTGTAGTTCTCACTACGCGAGCCAACGAGAATATCGTCAAGATTCAGCAGATTCACGCAGCCAATGAGCTGGCTTATCATCAGCGTCAACTTGCCGAACTACAGGATATGGTCCGGGATCGCGAAAGGGAGCTGGATCTTTTGAGGACGGAGAATCAACAGCTCAAGAGCGGCCGCAGGGAAACGAGGGGAGGAAGCACCCCACGCAGCCCGCGGATAGGCGCCATGGGAGGGGTGATGCCCAGCCCGAGACCTGGAAGGAGTGGTGCTGGCAGCAGGGGGACTAGTCCTGCCGCTGCGGCGAGTTCGGATCCTGCCGTGCCTGGTATGGCCTACGCGCCGGCTGGGGCGAATGGGCGGCGGCATCACCTTCGCGAACACCTTCGCGATTAG